In Romboutsia lituseburensis, a genomic segment contains:
- a CDS encoding glycerophosphodiester phosphodiesterase family protein, with protein MSKNIGWLKEIPFAHRGLYNEIIPENSMGAFRNAIKYGYGIELDVQYTKDKKIVIFHDNALYRMTGYKGNVNDLTYLEINKLTLLNTNERIPLFKDVINLIDERVPLLVEIKKSKDYINLSKDVYNTVKDYKGKYSIQSFDPRIVSWYKQHAKEVIRGQLSFNFKESSFKWYEKIALKDMIFNFYSKPDYICYGIKGINSLEIKILRKKKPIISWTIKNENEMKFAYKYSDNIIFEGFIPKNIKKG; from the coding sequence GTGTCTAAAAATATAGGTTGGCTTAAAGAAATTCCATTTGCTCATAGAGGTCTTTATAATGAGATAATACCAGAAAACTCTATGGGCGCATTTAGAAATGCAATAAAATATGGATATGGAATAGAACTAGATGTTCAGTACACTAAAGATAAAAAGATTGTGATTTTTCATGATAATGCACTTTATAGAATGACAGGATACAAGGGTAATGTTAACGACTTAACTTACTTGGAAATAAATAAATTAACATTATTAAATACAAATGAAAGAATTCCCTTATTTAAGGATGTTATAAATTTGATAGATGAAAGAGTTCCTTTACTTGTGGAAATAAAAAAGAGCAAAGATTACATAAACTTAAGTAAAGATGTTTATAATACAGTTAAAGATTATAAAGGGAAATATTCTATACAATCATTTGATCCAAGAATTGTTAGTTGGTATAAACAACATGCAAAAGAGGTTATAAGAGGTCAACTATCTTTTAATTTTAAAGAGTCATCTTTCAAATGGTATGAAAAGATTGCTTTAAAAGATATGATATTTAATTTTTATAGTAAACCCGATTATATTTGCTATGGCATAAAAGGAATAAATAGTTTGGAAATTAAAATATTAAGAAAGAAAAAGCCAATAATATCTTGGACTATAAAAAATGAAAATGAAATGAAATTTGCATATAAGTATAGTGACAATATAATTTTTGAAGGATTTATACCTAAAAATATTAAAAAGGGTTGA
- a CDS encoding DUF979 domain-containing protein, with protein sequence MQNFINISLEIFYALMGLLMIVIAIKSYKTIDSNKKYGTALFWILMSIPFIFGTLIPANIIGLILILSSLLTLTKQVVFAKYDMLSEEFGQKQSEKLGNKIFWPSLVLAFAAVAVAMGLKAYRSSSQFAIGAGAVIALISAFMLTKAKISTTVDDSARLLQQMGPASMLPQLLVALGALFTTAGVGEVISNIISGVVPADSRFFGVVAYVLGMAIFTMIMGNAFAAFAVITAGIGIPFVLAQGANPAIVGALALTAGYCGTLLTPMAANFNIVPAALLEMRKQYDVIKYQAPVAIVLLVLHIFAMYFLAF encoded by the coding sequence GTGCAAAACTTTATAAATATATCGTTAGAAATTTTTTATGCTCTTATGGGCCTTTTAATGATAGTTATTGCAATAAAGTCATATAAGACAATAGATAGTAATAAAAAATACGGAACAGCATTATTTTGGATATTAATGTCTATACCATTTATATTTGGAACATTAATACCTGCTAATATAATAGGATTAATTTTAATATTATCAAGTTTACTAACGCTTACAAAGCAAGTTGTATTTGCAAAATACGATATGCTAAGTGAAGAATTTGGTCAAAAACAATCAGAAAAACTTGGAAATAAGATATTCTGGCCATCATTAGTATTGGCATTTGCAGCTGTTGCAGTTGCAATGGGTCTAAAGGCTTATAGAAGTTCTTCACAATTTGCAATAGGAGCAGGTGCGGTAATAGCGTTAATATCAGCATTTATGTTAACTAAAGCAAAAATTTCAACAACAGTAGATGATAGTGCAAGACTTTTACAACAAATGGGTCCTGCAAGTATGTTACCACAACTTTTAGTTGCTCTAGGAGCGCTATTTACTACAGCTGGAGTTGGAGAAGTAATATCAAATATAATTTCAGGAGTAGTACCTGCAGATAGTAGATTCTTTGGAGTAGTTGCGTATGTACTAGGCATGGCAATATTCACTATGATAATGGGAAATGCATTTGCTGCATTTGCTGTTATAACAGCTGGAATAGGTATACCGTTTGTTTTAGCTCAAGGAGCTAATCCTGCTATAGTTGGTGCTTTAGCATTAACAGCTGGATATTGTGGAACATTATTAACACCAATGGCTGCAAACTTTAATATAGTTCCAGCAGCACTTCTAGAAATGAGAAAGCAATATGACGTTATAAAATATCAAGCACCAGTTGCTATAGTTTTATTAGTACTTCATATATTTGCAATGTATTTCTTAGCATTTTAG
- the tyrS gene encoding tyrosine--tRNA ligase encodes MINLDDQIKIILKGVDDIIDEKDLREKLVKADKEGRQLVIKLGLDPSAPDIHLGHTVVLRKMKQLQDLGHKVVIIIGDFTGKIGDPTGKSSARKALTTEQVLENAKTYQEQIFKVLDKEKTEVRFNSEWLAKLNFEDVVKLAATITVARMLEREDFKKRYESHTPISVHEFFYPLMQGYDSVAIKADIELGGTDQRFNLLMGRALQKEFGQESQVVIMMPLLEGLDGVNKMSKSLGNYIGVDEEAGVMYQKSMEIPDELIIKYYNLVTDIHPDVVNQIEKDLKEDKVNPRDIKMGLAKEIVKLYHGDEKANFAEERFKSVFQKGQIPVDILTVEASSTDFDLAQIVVENKLAPSKSELRRLVKQGGVKVNSEKIDDPQAINAEGELVVQIGKKKFIKIIVK; translated from the coding sequence ATGATAAACTTAGACGATCAAATTAAAATAATATTAAAAGGTGTAGATGATATAATAGATGAGAAAGACCTTAGAGAAAAATTAGTTAAGGCTGACAAAGAAGGACGTCAACTAGTTATAAAATTAGGTCTTGATCCATCAGCTCCAGATATACACTTAGGTCATACTGTTGTTCTTAGAAAGATGAAGCAGTTACAAGATTTAGGACATAAAGTAGTAATAATAATAGGAGACTTTACAGGTAAGATAGGTGATCCAACAGGAAAATCTAGTGCTAGAAAAGCATTAACAACTGAACAAGTTTTAGAAAATGCTAAGACTTACCAAGAACAAATATTTAAAGTTTTAGATAAAGAAAAAACAGAAGTTAGATTTAACAGTGAATGGTTAGCGAAGTTAAACTTTGAAGATGTTGTTAAGTTAGCTGCAACTATAACTGTCGCAAGAATGCTAGAAAGAGAAGATTTTAAAAAGAGATATGAAAGCCATACTCCAATATCAGTACATGAGTTCTTCTACCCATTAATGCAAGGATATGACTCAGTAGCTATAAAAGCTGATATAGAATTAGGAGGAACTGATCAAAGATTTAACTTACTTATGGGTAGGGCATTACAAAAAGAATTTGGTCAAGAGTCTCAAGTTGTTATAATGATGCCTTTATTAGAGGGATTAGATGGTGTTAATAAAATGAGTAAGAGTTTAGGAAACTACATTGGAGTAGATGAAGAAGCTGGTGTAATGTACCAAAAATCTATGGAAATACCAGATGAACTTATAATAAAATACTACAACTTAGTAACTGATATTCATCCAGATGTGGTTAATCAAATAGAAAAAGATTTAAAAGAAGATAAAGTTAACCCAAGAGATATAAAGATGGGTCTTGCTAAAGAAATAGTAAAATTATACCATGGAGACGAAAAAGCTAACTTCGCAGAAGAAAGATTTAAATCAGTATTCCAAAAAGGACAAATACCTGTAGATATATTAACAGTAGAAGCGAGTTCTACAGATTTTGATTTAGCTCAAATCGTTGTTGAAAATAAATTGGCTCCAAGTAAAAGTGAGTTAAGAAGATTAGTTAAACAAGGTGGAGTTAAGGTAAATAGTGAAAAAATAGATGATCCTCAAGCAATAAATGCAGAAGGTGAATTAGTTGTACAAATAGGTAAGAAAAAGTTTATAAAAATAATTGTTAAATAA
- a CDS encoding DUF362 domain-containing protein: protein MNLVSLRKCNDYEYENIKKSIEMMLDDLGGIEKFVSKNSKVLIKPNLLMKKRPEEATTTHPMVVKVLCEKLLKLNCEVIIGDSPGGPYTASSLKGIYKSSGMKDVADELGVTLNYDISDVKVENDRANALKYMDIITPITEVDYIINVCKLKTHGMATFTGGVKNLYGCIAGLKKAEIHYRFPTEELFCEEVLLDICSYVNPTLTIMDGVVGMEGDGPSAGVPRHIGVMLASQSPYALDAVACKIINLNSDRVPTLRGSIKRGYIKEDLSDIKVLGEDIEKLIIKDFKIPSTSKDFRLLKSSLPKFLHEPITKIITPKPVVRHKDCIKCGKCIQACPAKVMSFNENKVTINLDNCIRCYCCHELCPKKAVDIKRNFIFKLIK from the coding sequence ATGAATTTAGTGTCTTTAAGAAAGTGCAATGATTATGAGTATGAAAATATAAAAAAGTCTATAGAAATGATGTTAGATGATTTAGGTGGGATAGAGAAATTTGTAAGTAAAAATAGCAAAGTTCTTATAAAACCAAATTTACTTATGAAAAAAAGACCAGAGGAAGCAACAACAACACACCCTATGGTTGTAAAAGTCTTATGCGAAAAATTATTAAAATTAAATTGTGAAGTTATAATTGGAGATAGTCCAGGTGGACCATATACTGCAAGTTCATTAAAGGGAATTTACAAATCGAGCGGAATGAAAGATGTAGCTGATGAGTTAGGGGTAACTTTAAACTATGATATAAGCGATGTAAAAGTAGAAAATGATAGGGCAAATGCACTGAAATACATGGACATTATTACACCTATAACTGAAGTTGATTACATAATAAATGTTTGTAAATTAAAAACACATGGTATGGCTACATTTACTGGAGGAGTTAAAAATTTATATGGATGCATAGCAGGATTAAAAAAAGCTGAAATACATTATAGATTCCCTACAGAGGAATTATTCTGTGAAGAAGTATTATTAGATATATGCTCTTATGTAAATCCAACGTTAACTATAATGGATGGAGTCGTAGGTATGGAGGGGGATGGACCATCTGCAGGTGTACCAAGACATATAGGCGTGATGTTAGCATCTCAAAGTCCTTATGCTCTAGATGCTGTTGCTTGTAAAATTATAAATTTAAATAGTGATAGAGTACCAACCTTAAGAGGATCTATAAAAAGAGGATACATAAAAGAAGATTTATCAGATATAAAAGTATTAGGGGAAGATATAGAAAAGTTAATAATAAAAGATTTTAAAATACCAAGTACTAGTAAAGATTTTAGACTTCTAAAATCAAGCCTACCTAAGTTTTTACATGAACCTATAACAAAGATAATAACACCTAAGCCAGTTGTTAGGCATAAAGACTGTATAAAGTGTGGAAAATGTATACAAGCTTGTCCTGCTAAGGTTATGAGCTTTAATGAGAATAAAGTAACTATAAACTTAGACAATTGTATAAGATGTTATTGTTGTCATGAACTATGTCCTAAAAAAGCTGTTGATATAAAAAGAAATTTTATATTTAAGTTGATAAAATAA
- a CDS encoding DMT family transporter, which produces MFKAHIAEFGLILIAMIWGSGFVGTQLALDGGLTPLQLLTLRFFIGSILINLIFFKQIKENINKEIIKKGTILGFFLFIAFTVQTIGILYTTPSKNAFITAANVVIVPFIGFFVYKRKLDKIGIISSIMTLIGIGILSLEADLSINIGDFLTLICAFGFAFHIFFTSEFASKYNPIALTGIQFTVAFILSLVCQLFMGEMQIDTQVNGYLGALYLGIFSTTIAFLLQTICQKMVDGTKTAIILSTEAVFGTLFSVLILKEIVTVKMLIGSAIIFTSIIMAETKLSFIKKKDVYVEDMCSAIVKESENEL; this is translated from the coding sequence TTGTTTAAGGCGCATATAGCGGAATTTGGATTGATATTGATTGCCATGATCTGGGGGAGTGGCTTTGTTGGTACACAGTTAGCTTTAGATGGAGGTCTAACTCCACTACAGTTGTTAACGTTAAGATTTTTTATAGGGTCTATTTTAATTAATCTAATATTTTTTAAACAAATAAAAGAAAACATAAATAAAGAGATAATAAAGAAAGGTACTATATTAGGATTTTTCTTATTTATAGCATTTACAGTTCAAACGATAGGAATATTATATACTACTCCATCTAAAAATGCATTTATAACAGCTGCCAACGTTGTTATAGTACCATTTATAGGTTTTTTTGTGTACAAAAGAAAATTAGATAAAATTGGTATAATAAGTAGTATAATGACGCTTATAGGAATAGGTATATTATCTTTAGAAGCAGACCTTTCTATAAATATAGGAGATTTTCTAACTTTAATATGTGCATTTGGATTTGCATTTCATATATTTTTTACAAGTGAATTTGCATCAAAGTATAATCCAATTGCATTAACAGGAATTCAGTTTACAGTTGCATTTATATTATCTTTAGTTTGTCAGCTATTTATGGGAGAAATGCAAATAGATACACAAGTAAATGGGTACTTAGGTGCGCTATATTTAGGTATATTTAGTACTACTATTGCATTCTTACTTCAAACTATATGCCAAAAAATGGTAGATGGTACAAAAACAGCAATAATACTTTCTACAGAGGCTGTTTTTGGAACACTTTTTTCTGTTTTAATTCTAAAAGAAATTGTTACTGTAAAAATGCTTATAGGTAGTGCAATCATATTTACTTCTATTATAATGGCTGAAACAAAGTTATCTTTTATTAAAAAGAAAGATGTATATGTAGAAGATATGTGTAGTGCTATAGTAAAAGAAAGTGAAAATGAATTATAA
- a CDS encoding DUF4870 domain-containing protein, which translates to MEEYNKSIPRENLIMLLMAGSIVVFNIIGFIVSYFVWKEYSKDSSFIEINGKRLLNFHITFVIYEIISFLLIIVLIGTILMPIVSIAYFVMTIIGMIKYGYHKDYEYPFTFKFIK; encoded by the coding sequence ATGGAAGAGTATAATAAATCAATACCAAGAGAAAATTTGATTATGTTATTAATGGCAGGATCAATAGTAGTGTTTAATATAATAGGATTCATAGTATCTTACTTTGTGTGGAAAGAATATAGTAAGGATTCATCATTTATTGAAATAAATGGAAAAAGACTTTTGAACTTTCATATAACATTTGTAATATATGAAATTATATCATTTTTATTAATAATAGTTCTAATAGGGACTATATTAATGCCAATTGTAAGTATTGCATATTTTGTAATGACTATAATAGGTATGATAAAATATGGATATCATAAAGACTATGAATACCCATTTACATTTAAATTCATAAAATAG
- a CDS encoding UDP-N-acetylmuramoyl-L-alanyl-D-glutamate--2,6-diaminopimelate ligase, with protein sequence MKLYKLIENLNIMSIDGNMDIDISDIHYDSRLVTQNSLFICIKGFNSDGHKYINSAIEKGAKAFLIQDDIDIKDKENYTFIKVKDTREGMSTIACNFYKNPANTLEVIGVTGTNGKTSITTFLKQILSKRAQTGLIGTININDGKNEIISKNTTPESIDLQSYFNDMINNNCKYCAMEVSSHSLALNRVGSVNFSIGIFTNLTEDHLDFHKNLEDYRNAKEKLFHKTSIANIINIDDEGGKVIFNNIKKLNTPIYTYGINSDADFTASEIKLYPNGVSYKLKTPTYTDYIYVNIPGKFTVYNTLGVISACYILNIDIETIKEVLKNTPGVKGRFENIKNDEGLTVIVDYAHTPDALENVLKTSKEFVKGKIITVVGCGGDRDKIKRPIMGKIAQENSDISIITSDNPRTECPSIIIKDILKGIDTNNDNFIVIEDRKKAIYKAIELANVGDVVMISGKGHENYQIVGTTKHHFDDKEIALEAIDVLKSSAYNI encoded by the coding sequence ATGAAATTATACAAGCTTATAGAAAATTTGAATATAATGTCTATAGATGGAAATATGGATATAGATATAAGTGATATACATTACGACTCTAGGCTAGTGACACAAAATAGTTTGTTTATTTGTATAAAAGGATTTAATAGTGATGGTCATAAATACATAAATAGTGCTATTGAAAAAGGTGCAAAAGCATTTTTAATACAAGATGATATAGACATTAAAGATAAAGAAAATTATACTTTTATAAAAGTTAAAGATACTAGGGAAGGAATGTCGACAATAGCTTGTAATTTTTATAAAAATCCAGCTAATACATTAGAGGTTATAGGTGTTACAGGTACTAATGGTAAAACTAGCATAACAACATTTTTAAAACAAATTTTAAGTAAAAGAGCCCAAACAGGATTAATTGGAACTATAAATATAAATGATGGTAAAAATGAAATAATATCAAAAAATACTACACCAGAAAGTATAGATTTACAAAGCTATTTTAATGACATGATAAATAATAATTGCAAGTATTGTGCTATGGAAGTATCTTCTCATTCTCTGGCCTTAAATCGAGTGGGTAGTGTTAACTTTTCTATAGGTATATTTACAAATCTAACAGAGGATCATTTAGATTTTCATAAGAATTTAGAAGATTATAGAAATGCAAAAGAAAAATTATTTCACAAAACTAGTATTGCAAATATTATAAATATAGATGACGAAGGTGGAAAAGTAATTTTTAATAATATTAAAAAATTAAACACACCAATATATACATATGGTATAAATTCTGATGCGGATTTTACTGCAAGTGAGATAAAGCTGTACCCAAACGGAGTTTCTTATAAACTAAAGACACCAACATATACTGATTATATTTATGTAAATATACCAGGTAAATTTACAGTATATAATACATTAGGTGTAATAAGTGCATGCTATATTTTAAATATTGATATAGAAACTATTAAAGAGGTTTTAAAAAATACACCTGGAGTTAAAGGTAGATTTGAAAATATTAAAAATGATGAGGGGTTAACTGTTATTGTAGACTATGCCCATACTCCAGATGCATTAGAAAATGTATTAAAAACATCTAAAGAATTTGTAAAAGGAAAGATAATAACTGTTGTAGGGTGTGGAGGCGATAGAGATAAAATAAAAAGGCCTATAATGGGAAAAATAGCTCAAGAAAATTCTGATATAAGCATAATAACTTCAGATAATCCTAGAACAGAATGTCCAAGTATTATAATAAAAGATATATTAAAAGGTATAGATACGAATAATGATAATTTTATTGTGATAGAAGATAGAAAAAAAGCCATATACAAAGCAATAGAACTTGCAAACGTAGGGGATGTTGTTATGATATCAGGAAAAGGTCATGAAAATTATCAAATAGTAGGTACAACTAAACACCACTTTGATGATAAAGAAATAGCTTTAGAGGCAATTGATGTATTAAAATCATCAGCATACAACATATAA
- a CDS encoding NADH peroxidase → MKKFVCTVCGYIHEGETAPEVCPVCKVGAEKFDEMKGEMVWADEHRIGVAQGVDDEILEGLRANFTGECTEVGMYLAMSRQADREGYPEVAEAYKRIAFEEAEHAAKFAELLGEVVVADTQANLKARVEAEYGATEGKLKIAKRAKELGLDAIHDTVHEMCKDEARHGKAFLGLLERHFGKQN, encoded by the coding sequence ATGAAAAAATTTGTTTGTACAGTATGTGGATATATACATGAAGGAGAAACTGCACCAGAAGTCTGTCCAGTATGTAAAGTTGGGGCTGAAAAGTTTGACGAAATGAAAGGTGAAATGGTTTGGGCAGATGAGCATAGAATAGGTGTAGCTCAAGGTGTAGATGATGAAATACTAGAAGGATTAAGAGCTAACTTTACTGGTGAATGTACAGAAGTAGGGATGTACTTAGCAATGAGTCGTCAAGCTGATAGAGAAGGATACCCAGAAGTTGCTGAAGCTTATAAGAGAATAGCATTTGAAGAAGCAGAACATGCAGCTAAATTTGCTGAGTTATTAGGAGAAGTTGTTGTTGCAGATACTCAAGCTAACTTAAAAGCTAGAGTTGAAGCTGAATATGGAGCAACAGAAGGAAAATTAAAAATAGCTAAGAGAGCTAAAGAATTAGGATTAGATGCAATACATGATACAGTACATGAAATGTGTAAAGATGAAGCTAGACATGGTAAAGCATTCTTAGGATTATTAGAAAGACACTTTGGGAAGCAAAACTAA
- a CDS encoding glycosyltransferase: MTTISLCMIVKDEEKVISRCLESVYKIVDEIIIVDTGSKDKTIDLVRKYTSDIYNFKWIDDFSKAREFSFSKATKDYILWLDADETIDKLNQKKLLNLKDNLNDNVDAITMETHMCIDENGNPKIISRRNRMVKRDRNFKWIGFIHEYIDIDGNILDSDISIIHDKIKCVDDRNLRIYKKNLELGNMFSDRDLYYYGKELYCNLMFDEAINILEEFVSRETWEEEIVDALCKIGECYMYKKEMKKAREYFYRTFEYVEPRGEIIYNIAKSFEKEKKFTQAVAWYEVILNLPMPKDCRQCINLGCWRFKPHLNLCACYFELNDIYKSYYHHKKCQEINPLDKIVIENEKYFKSIMREK; encoded by the coding sequence ATGACTACAATAAGCCTATGTATGATCGTTAAAGACGAAGAAAAAGTTATATCTAGATGTCTAGAAAGTGTATATAAGATAGTTGATGAAATAATAATCGTTGATACAGGATCAAAGGATAAAACTATAGACTTAGTAAGAAAATATACATCAGATATTTACAATTTTAAATGGATAGATGATTTTTCAAAAGCTAGAGAATTTTCATTTAGCAAAGCTACAAAGGACTATATATTATGGCTAGATGCAGATGAAACTATAGATAAATTAAATCAAAAAAAGTTATTAAATTTAAAAGACAATTTAAATGATAATGTTGATGCAATAACTATGGAAACTCATATGTGTATAGATGAAAATGGGAATCCTAAAATAATATCAAGACGAAATAGGATGGTAAAAAGAGATAGAAATTTTAAATGGATAGGCTTTATTCATGAATATATAGATATAGATGGAAATATATTAGATAGTGATATATCAATAATACATGACAAAATAAAGTGTGTAGATGATAGAAATTTAAGAATATATAAGAAAAACTTAGAATTAGGAAATATGTTTAGTGATAGAGACTTATACTACTATGGAAAAGAACTTTATTGCAATCTAATGTTTGATGAAGCTATAAATATATTGGAGGAGTTTGTTTCTAGAGAGACTTGGGAGGAAGAAATTGTAGATGCTCTTTGTAAAATAGGGGAATGTTATATGTATAAAAAAGAGATGAAAAAGGCTAGAGAATATTTCTATAGAACTTTTGAGTATGTGGAACCTCGAGGCGAGATAATTTATAATATAGCTAAATCTTTTGAGAAAGAAAAAAAATTTACTCAAGCAGTAGCATGGTATGAAGTTATATTAAATTTACCTATGCCAAAGGATTGTAGACAATGTATTAATTTAGGATGCTGGAGATTTAAGCCTCATTTAAATCTATGTGCATGCTATTTTGAATTAAATGATATATATAAATCATATTATCACCATAAAAAGTGTCAGGAAATAAACCCCCTAGATAAAATTGTAATTGAAAATGAAAAATATTTTAAAAGTATTATGAGAGAAAAATAA
- a CDS encoding DUF2232 domain-containing protein, with translation MNNTKKMTEAGMLSALFIVSTILAVGSGFGYTIYLDFVVPVFFCIVLLKCDFKYTVLSGIVSLTIVGLVLGNIGTAIWASQSIMIGILCGCLMVKDTSIMDDLVYGSILGVILMVFIDIYASSLIGYSFMKEFRGYANMFPYKEYMDFIYYLFVSTFPFGTVFSIYYISLILVKKINILKGNSKKKFQVIRNFRSFSRFVCCSKKVFYGCCIYIIVLELLSIFNINLNGVYLSTILISIKYLCYYFVIRDGYITAQNYLMSKYQNVLYVRITSIISLVFLIFLFKVTTLAIILLNLILDINLNIRTKQISIINNYINALENK, from the coding sequence ATGAATAATACTAAAAAAATGACAGAGGCAGGAATGTTATCTGCTTTATTTATAGTCAGTACTATATTAGCAGTTGGAAGTGGTTTTGGATATACAATTTATTTGGATTTTGTTGTTCCTGTATTTTTTTGCATAGTGCTTTTAAAATGCGATTTTAAATACACAGTTTTATCAGGAATAGTTTCATTAACTATAGTTGGACTAGTACTTGGCAATATAGGTACTGCAATTTGGGCAAGCCAAAGTATAATGATTGGAATTTTATGTGGTTGCTTAATGGTTAAAGACACTAGCATTATGGATGACTTAGTATATGGATCTATATTAGGAGTTATACTTATGGTGTTTATAGATATATATGCATCAAGTTTAATAGGATATAGCTTTATGAAAGAGTTCAGGGGATATGCAAATATGTTTCCATATAAAGAGTATATGGATTTTATATATTACCTTTTTGTATCAACATTTCCATTTGGAACAGTATTTAGTATATATTATATATCTTTAATACTAGTTAAAAAAATAAATATACTAAAAGGTAATAGTAAGAAAAAATTCCAAGTAATAAGAAATTTTAGATCTTTTTCTAGATTTGTATGTTGTTCTAAAAAAGTATTTTATGGATGTTGTATATACATTATAGTTTTAGAATTATTAAGTATATTTAATATAAATTTAAATGGAGTTTATTTAAGTACTATTTTAATTTCTATAAAATATTTATGTTATTATTTTGTAATAAGGGATGGATACATAACTGCTCAAAATTATCTAATGTCTAAATATCAAAATGTATTATATGTGAGAATAACATCTATAATATCTCTTGTATTTTTAATTTTTTTATTTAAAGTAACAACGCTAGCTATAATTTTATTAAACTTAATATTAGATATAAATTTAAACATAAGGACAAAGCAAATAAGCATAATAAATAATTATATAAATGCTCTAGAAAATAAATAA
- a CDS encoding DUF969 domain-containing protein translates to MIKLIGVLIVVIGFIFKIETLFTVLVADLATGLVAGLDINQILTILGESFVANRAVSLFILTLPVIGILERYGLRQRAVHLIESLGKLTAGGVFSIYMLIRQIAGVLSIRMSGHPQFVRTLVNPMAQAAAISKHKEIEEGDEEAIKALAAASENYGNFYGQNLFAGSSGVLLIASTLSEQGFKVSELEIAKVSIIMAVVSFLVSAVQNYLFDKKLKRKYGQK, encoded by the coding sequence ATGATAAAACTTATAGGAGTTTTAATTGTTGTGATAGGGTTTATTTTTAAAATTGAAACTCTTTTTACAGTACTAGTAGCAGATCTTGCTACAGGTTTAGTAGCAGGTTTAGACATAAACCAAATACTTACTATTTTAGGTGAATCATTTGTGGCTAATAGAGCTGTATCATTATTCATATTAACATTACCAGTAATAGGGATTTTAGAGAGATATGGTTTAAGACAAAGAGCAGTACATTTAATAGAGAGCTTAGGAAAGCTTACAGCAGGTGGAGTTTTTAGTATATATATGCTAATAAGACAAATTGCTGGAGTATTATCAATAAGAATGAGTGGGCATCCTCAGTTTGTTAGAACATTAGTAAATCCAATGGCTCAAGCTGCTGCAATAAGTAAACATAAAGAAATAGAAGAAGGAGATGAAGAAGCTATAAAAGCATTAGCTGCTGCATCAGAGAATTATGGTAACTTCTATGGACAAAATTTATTTGCTGGAAGTAGTGGAGTTTTACTTATAGCCTCAACTTTATCGGAGCAAGGATTTAAAGTTTCAGAATTAGAAATAGCTAAAGTAAGTATAATAATGGCTGTGGTATCGTTTTTAGTATCAGCAGTTCAAAATTACTTATTTGATAAAAAGTTAAAAAGAAAATATGGACAAAAATAA